A genomic region of Mycolicibacterium poriferae contains the following coding sequences:
- a CDS encoding MlaE family ABC transporter permease yields MTIQQNACPSGEPSKGTAPDAGVQQITDWAGGYVSRHPLASLTTVGDQFVLGVRTIQYLIIDLLTGRFQWQEFIRQGAFMAGTVVLPTVLVALPIGVTLSIQFALLAGQVGATSLAGAASGLAVIRQAASLTAAILMAAAVGSAITADLGSRKMREETDAMEVMGVSVVRRLVVPRFAAAVMVGVALTGVVCFVGFLASYLFNVYFQNGAPGSFVATFAAFATTGDMIVALVKAVVFGAIVAVVSCQKGMSTKGGPTGVANSVNAAVVESILVLMVVNVAISQLYIMMFPRVGL; encoded by the coding sequence ATGACGATTCAACAGAACGCGTGTCCTTCTGGGGAACCTTCGAAGGGCACGGCACCCGACGCAGGCGTGCAGCAGATCACCGACTGGGCCGGCGGCTACGTCTCGCGGCACCCGCTGGCGTCGCTGACGACGGTCGGAGACCAGTTCGTCCTCGGCGTGCGGACCATCCAGTATCTCATCATCGACCTGCTGACCGGGCGCTTCCAATGGCAGGAATTCATCCGGCAGGGCGCTTTCATGGCGGGCACCGTGGTGCTGCCGACCGTGCTGGTGGCGCTGCCGATCGGCGTGACGCTGTCGATCCAGTTCGCGTTGCTGGCCGGTCAGGTCGGCGCCACGTCGCTCGCCGGTGCCGCGAGCGGACTGGCGGTGATCCGGCAGGCGGCGTCGCTGACGGCGGCGATCCTGATGGCCGCCGCCGTGGGCTCGGCGATCACCGCCGATCTCGGATCGCGCAAGATGCGCGAGGAAACCGACGCCATGGAGGTGATGGGGGTGTCGGTGGTGCGCCGACTCGTCGTCCCCCGGTTCGCGGCCGCGGTGATGGTCGGTGTCGCGCTCACCGGTGTCGTCTGCTTCGTCGGTTTCCTGGCGAGCTATCTGTTCAACGTGTACTTCCAGAACGGCGCGCCGGGCAGCTTCGTGGCCACCTTCGCCGCCTTCGCCACGACGGGGGACATGATCGTCGCGCTGGTCAAGGCGGTCGTGTTCGGGGCCATCGTCGCCGTGGTGTCCTGTCAGAAAGGAATGTCGACCAAGGGTGGTCCGACCGGGGTGGCGAACTCGGTCAACGCCGCCGTCGTCGAATCGATCCTGGTGCTGATGGTGGTCAACGTCGCGATCAGCCAGCTCTACATCATGATGTTCCCGCGGGTGGGGCTGTAG